GGCGGGAATTTTCGTGATGGGCGCGGCACATGATACGAAATGAGGCGTGAAGCCGTCTCTCGATGACAGCCATGAGTACGCGACAAACCGCACGCGCAGTGCCGTCGCGGTAACCACGTTCGCTCTTGCCGGTGCCCTCGTTTTGGGCTGTGGAGCTGCTCCCGAGCAGCCACACATGGAAGTGCAGACACGCGGGCAAGCGCCGCTTGCCGTGTGCACGAAAAAGCTTTCGCCGCTGTCGTCGTCCGGGGGAGGCCGAGCCGTCGTCAGAACGCTCGAAGCCGATCAATGGGCCGAAGTTGCGTTTCCTGGCGTCAGCGGCGACAAGGGCTTCAACCCGACGGACATCGACTGCACGGGACACTACGCGTTCGCGAATGAATCGCTGCGTGGTGGGATCTCGCAGAAGGGGTGGCCTCGCGCGATCGAAACGGAAGAGGTCGACGTGCGCGCTGGGCCCGATGGACTTCGCGTGCTCTGGTATCGCGTGCTCGAGTTCGAGAACGGCGACCAGGGTGGCCCGGTGATCCTTGCGCGCGCGTTTGGTGATCGCGCCGAGATTTACGGCATCGGCAGTTATCGCGGACCGGTCAAGTCGGAAAAACACCCGGGGCGACAAACGCAGATTCAGCCCGTGCGTCTCGGTGACGACACACTCGTCGTCGCCGAATCGAGGCGTTGCGATGAGGCCGATGATTGTCGCAAGACGGCGCACTTCCACCTTGCGCGCCGTGGCCGTCTCATCGAAGCGGCGGCGGTGGACATCGAGCGCGTTGCGGTGCTGCCTTCGGTGTCCGAGCGAGGTCTCTATGCGCGCTACAAGCTGCTCACGGACGTGTCGTACACGCCGAAGGGCATCCAGCTTCTCGAGCAGATTCGCGTAGGGATCATTCACTACGAGGATCCCAATCGCGACAGCGATCGCAACTTGCGCAAGGTCGAGTTCTCGCGCTTCTTGCGCGTGGAACGCGACGCGCTTTTCTCGTCGAACGAACCGCTTTGGGAGCGCGTCGTCGGTCAAGACTGAGCGCTTTCGTTTGAAGAACGGCTGACGCACGTCGAGCCCCCTCGCCACGGTACGGAGAGGGGGCTCGTTCGTATGACGTCCAAAGATTGGGCGTCATACGAATTGCATGAGGTCTACCAGCAGAAGATGGCGTTGCCGTAGCCGCAGGAGGGGCGCTGGAGGAGCGAGTAAGCGACGCCGACGAGAAGGCCGCTGCCCATGCCGATGAAGGTTCCGGCGAGGACCTGCTGGTCCGACTCGAACTGAACGCCACTGCCGTTGACGCTTCGACTGACGGACGTCATGACGCCGGCAGCGAGAGGCACGACCACGTTGCCGATGAACGAGCCAGCGTGGAAGCGGCCCTTCGAGTACTTGATGGTGTCGACGAGGAATATGCCCGTGCCGACACCGAATGCGCCCCATGAGGCGAAGGCGTGCGTCGACGGGCCGCCGTAGGTTTCGCAGTTCGAACCCGGCCCGGCGACGCGAGGATCGACGCCCTCGCAGCCTGGTCGCGGCAATTGCAGCGCGTTCTTGATGGGTCCGTCGACGAGCAGCGTTGCAGCAGCCATCGTCATCATCGGCGCGAAATGTGAGAAGTGCCAACGTCCCTTCCAGCCGACCGTCGACTCGGGATCGCTGTAGTAAACGCGCGGCATCAGAAACACCGTCGATGCGCCGATCGCGAGACTGACGTCGCTCACGATTCCCCAGTTGGGATCGCGATCCACAATCGTGGGGACGGTGTCTTGAGCAAACGCCTCGCTGGAGTTTATCCACGAAGCAGCGACGAGGCCCAAGCTGGCCAGTACGATCTCCTTGATGCGCATCCTGCGGAGCCTTCCGTCTTCATGCGCTGCACGAGGCAGGCGCGGGCTATCTCTTGGGTTGTGGGGTAGTCACGAGGAAGCGGTTGCGGTTTTTCGCGGCCGCATCACCGGCGCTTTTTTTTTCATCCTCACCGGCAGCACGAGCGTACGCGCGTGAGAACTGTGGGCCAAAAATAATCATATACGTTTCCTTCTGCTCTCCAGCGTAGTCGCCATGGACCACCTCGTAGAGCTTCCAGAGCGCCTCGAACTTGTTCGAGAACAGCCCACCCTTCTTGCCGCGTCGCTCGAGATCTTCCTCGATGGTCTTGGGTGACAACTTCGTCAGCAGCGTGCGCACCCCCTCCATCACGCCGTTGATGAGCGCCACTTGGTGCTGCATCACGTCGATGAAGATGGTCTGAAGCTGCCTCGGTGCGTCCGGTCCACCCTGCCCACCAAGAAGCACGTTACCAAGTTCCTTCTCGTCCTTGGCCGCTTCGACGTGATTGCCCTCTTCAGGCTGATTGTCACGCGCAAGCACCTCGGTCTCGAACTCTTGATAACCGTCGCGCAAGCTCACGA
The nucleotide sequence above comes from Polyangiaceae bacterium. Encoded proteins:
- a CDS encoding phosphatase PAP2 family protein, with the translated sequence MRIKEIVLASLGLVAASWINSSEAFAQDTVPTIVDRDPNWGIVSDVSLAIGASTVFLMPRVYYSDPESTVGWKGRWHFSHFAPMMTMAAATLLVDGPIKNALQLPRPGCEGVDPRVAGPGSNCETYGGPSTHAFASWGAFGVGTGIFLVDTIKYSKGRFHAGSFIGNVVVPLAAGVMTSVSRSVNGSGVQFESDQQVLAGTFIGMGSGLLVGVAYSLLQRPSCGYGNAIFCW